Proteins from a genomic interval of Xanthomonas sp. AM6:
- a CDS encoding DUF1428 domain-containing protein: protein MSYVDGFVLAVPTANKQKFLEHARIDSVFIEHGALRVLECWADDVPHGQQTDFYRAVEAKDDETVVFSWIEWPDKATRDAGMQKMMEDPRADPAVNPMPFDGKRMIYGGFVPVLELNR, encoded by the coding sequence ATGTCGTATGTCGATGGTTTCGTGTTGGCCGTGCCCACCGCCAACAAGCAGAAGTTCCTCGAACACGCGCGCATCGACTCGGTGTTCATCGAGCACGGCGCGCTGCGCGTGCTCGAATGCTGGGCCGACGACGTGCCGCACGGCCAGCAGACCGATTTCTACCGCGCGGTGGAGGCCAAGGACGACGAGACGGTGGTGTTCTCGTGGATCGAGTGGCCGGACAAGGCCACCCGCGACGCCGGCATGCAGAAGATGATGGAGGACCCGCGCGCGGATCCTGCCGTCAATCCGATGCCGTTCGACGGCAAGCGCATGATCTACGGCGGCTTCGTTCCGGTGCTGGAATTGAACAGATAG
- a CDS encoding TonB-dependent siderophore receptor: MSVFHLRAAALRLSVLSVGLSIAVSAAAQPDAADPTTLDAINVKGERARSYTVEQTAAATRLSLTPQQTPQSVSIVTAQRIEDQHLTSVREVLDNVTGVSSNAYDTERVLFYARGFPVENMAYDGVPVAPGLNSGSADASLDTAIYERIEVLRGASGLLTGAGSPSATINFVRKRADSRTLQADASLSAGSWDTWRGSADVAAPLTADGSVRGRLVGAYEQGDSYLDSYSKKKTVLYGVVDADLGDATTLSVGYDYQKNRPKGVTWGSYPVFYDDGSFLEWPRGFSSAADWTYWDTTTATAFADLRHAFGNGWLLRAMASHRKTDGDMALFYVYGFPNRATGQTVEPSAYRSRDRGRQDMLDVYASGPFQAWGREHELVLGLSESRYTRASWVNATEALAPVGDFLQWNGDYPYPQFAADADKVTAIRTDQQGAYAAARLSLAEPLTLIAGARYSRWKNDTDDLYSGVFRHDHRKTVPYAGLVYAITPVYSAFVSYTEIFDPQDNRRRDGSFLDPVLGSSREIGIKGRHFGGRLNTALVLFDTRQDNVAEADVGQTLPDGLTQAYVAVDGTRSRGFELEASGELSEDWSASLGWSHFELEGPDGADLRTALPRTLVRLFTTYRLPGAWQRLTVGGGANWQSASHAAVDGPSGPQHVDQASVTLLSAMARYAINAQASLQFNANNLLDRKYFVLDEYSNLYYAAGRNATLSFSYRF, encoded by the coding sequence ATGTCCGTTTTCCATCTCCGCGCCGCCGCACTGCGTTTGAGCGTGCTGTCCGTCGGCTTGTCCATCGCGGTGTCGGCCGCGGCGCAGCCGGACGCCGCCGATCCGACCACGCTGGACGCGATCAACGTCAAGGGCGAACGCGCACGCTCCTACACGGTCGAACAGACCGCGGCGGCCACACGCCTGTCGCTGACGCCGCAGCAGACGCCGCAATCGGTCAGCATCGTCACCGCGCAGCGGATCGAGGACCAGCACCTGACCTCGGTGCGCGAGGTGCTCGACAACGTCACCGGGGTGTCGTCCAACGCCTACGACACCGAGCGCGTGCTGTTCTATGCGCGCGGCTTCCCCGTGGAGAACATGGCCTACGACGGCGTGCCGGTCGCGCCTGGGCTGAATTCCGGGTCCGCCGACGCCAGCCTGGACACTGCGATCTACGAGCGCATCGAAGTGCTGCGCGGGGCCAGCGGCCTGCTCACCGGCGCCGGCAGCCCGTCGGCGACGATCAACTTCGTGCGCAAGCGCGCCGACAGCCGCACGCTGCAGGCCGACGCGTCGCTGAGCGCGGGATCGTGGGACACCTGGCGCGGCAGCGCCGACGTCGCCGCGCCGCTGACCGCCGACGGCAGCGTGCGCGGCCGCCTGGTCGGCGCCTACGAGCAGGGCGATTCCTACCTGGACAGCTACAGCAAGAAGAAGACCGTGCTGTACGGCGTGGTCGACGCCGACCTGGGCGATGCCACCACGCTGAGCGTGGGCTACGACTACCAGAAAAACCGGCCCAAGGGCGTCACCTGGGGCAGCTACCCGGTGTTCTACGACGACGGCAGTTTCCTGGAGTGGCCGCGCGGTTTCAGCAGCGCCGCGGACTGGACCTATTGGGACACCACCACCGCTACCGCCTTCGCCGATCTCAGGCACGCGTTCGGCAACGGCTGGCTGCTGCGGGCCATGGCCAGCCATCGCAAGACCGACGGCGACATGGCGCTGTTCTACGTCTACGGGTTCCCGAACCGCGCCACCGGGCAGACCGTGGAGCCGTCCGCCTACCGCAGCCGCGACCGCGGCCGCCAGGACATGCTCGACGTGTACGCGTCCGGGCCGTTCCAGGCCTGGGGCCGCGAACACGAACTGGTGCTGGGCCTGAGCGAATCGCGCTACACCAGGGCCTCGTGGGTGAACGCCACCGAGGCGCTGGCGCCGGTCGGCGATTTCCTGCAGTGGAATGGCGATTATCCGTATCCGCAGTTCGCCGCCGACGCCGACAAGGTCACCGCGATCCGCACCGACCAGCAGGGCGCCTACGCCGCCGCGCGCCTGTCGCTGGCCGAGCCGTTGACGCTGATCGCCGGCGCCCGCTACAGCCGCTGGAAGAACGACACCGACGACCTCTACAGCGGCGTGTTCCGCCACGACCATCGCAAGACCGTGCCCTACGCCGGGCTGGTCTACGCGATCACCCCGGTGTATTCGGCGTTCGTCAGCTATACCGAGATCTTCGACCCGCAGGACAACCGCCGCCGCGACGGCAGCTTCCTCGATCCGGTGCTGGGCAGCAGCCGCGAGATCGGGATCAAGGGCCGCCATTTCGGCGGCCGGCTCAACACCGCGCTGGTGCTGTTCGACACCCGCCAGGACAACGTGGCCGAGGCCGACGTCGGCCAGACCCTGCCCGACGGCCTGACCCAGGCCTACGTCGCGGTGGACGGCACGCGCTCGCGCGGCTTCGAACTGGAAGCGTCGGGCGAGCTGAGCGAGGACTGGAGCGCGTCGCTGGGCTGGTCGCATTTCGAGCTGGAGGGCCCGGACGGCGCCGACCTGCGCACCGCGCTGCCGCGCACGCTGGTGCGCCTGTTCACCACCTACCGGCTGCCCGGCGCATGGCAGCGGCTCACCGTGGGCGGCGGCGCCAATTGGCAGTCCGCCAGCCATGCCGCGGTGGACGGCCCCAGCGGCCCGCAGCACGTGGACCAGGCCTCGGTGACGCTGCTCAGTGCGATGGCGCGCTACGCCATCAACGCGCAGGCCTCGCTGCAGTTCAACGCGAACAACCTGCTGGACCGCAAGTATTTCGTGCTGGACGAATACAGCAACCTGTACTACGCCGCCGGGCGCAATGCGACGCTGAGCTTCAGCTACCGGTTCTGA
- a CDS encoding lysophospholipid acyltransferase family protein, with protein sequence MHVAHPRTASRPLLASIRLLAKLAAFLLASAALIPLQWLCMRFTRGRGAFVLPRLWFACLRALLGLRVETVGAPRRGGGTLFVGNHVSHFDIVVLGSLLHARFIAKNDMERWPGMRHLGALAQTVFVSRRRIDAANVAAAVAAQIRPDHDVVLFAEGTTSSGERVAPFKSSLFSLFLGGDANGRPWTLQPFTLDVLSVDGRPLAHGGDRDAYAFYGAMRAGAHVARFLRLSGAVVRVTFHAPIAVGHGADRKALAKQVHAIVASALVAGRAPDMSPG encoded by the coding sequence ATGCACGTCGCCCACCCGCGGACCGCGTCCCGCCCCCTCCTCGCCTCCATTCGCCTGCTCGCCAAGCTCGCCGCCTTCCTGCTGGCCAGCGCGGCGCTGATCCCGCTGCAGTGGCTGTGCATGCGCTTCACCCGCGGGCGCGGCGCCTTCGTGCTGCCGCGGCTGTGGTTCGCCTGCCTGCGCGCGCTGCTGGGCCTCCGCGTGGAGACGGTGGGCGCGCCGCGACGCGGCGGCGGCACGCTGTTCGTCGGCAACCACGTCTCGCATTTCGACATCGTGGTGCTGGGCAGCCTGCTGCACGCGCGCTTCATCGCCAAGAACGACATGGAACGCTGGCCGGGGATGCGGCATCTCGGCGCGCTGGCGCAGACCGTGTTCGTCAGCCGCCGCCGGATCGACGCGGCCAACGTGGCCGCGGCCGTCGCCGCGCAGATCCGTCCCGACCACGACGTGGTGCTGTTCGCCGAAGGCACCACCTCCTCCGGCGAACGCGTCGCCCCGTTCAAGTCGAGCCTGTTCTCGCTGTTCCTGGGCGGCGACGCCAACGGCCGGCCGTGGACGCTGCAACCGTTCACGCTGGACGTGCTGTCGGTCGATGGCCGCCCCCTGGCGCACGGCGGCGACCGCGACGCCTACGCGTTCTACGGCGCGATGCGGGCCGGCGCCCACGTCGCGCGCTTCCTGCGCCTGTCCGGCGCCGTGGTGCGGGTGACCTTCCACGCGCCGATCGCCGTCGGCCACGGCGCGGACCGCAAGGCGCTGGCGAAGCAGGTGCATGCGATCGTGGCCTCGGCACTGGTGGCCGGCCGGGCGCCCGACATGTCGCCAGGCTGA